A single Streptomyces rubradiris DNA region contains:
- a CDS encoding alpha/beta fold hydrolase: LPGDLDVHVLGFDRPFDTPVSADAGMAFAADLCLRHLAGRFDGPKVPCVLVGWSFGGALAVEAARAAAYPVSRVVVLDTPVSAAARHCEDFDAAMVSGFVDDIRQAGGVVVSEQDVHTDPVLRRRFEVYRQNKLLLRDWRPAPVGVPVVQFRASDGPAEPDPDAWREWAPAVRTVALSGGHFDVFAAQNLRHVQDEIEGGWQ, from the coding sequence ACCTGCCGGGCGACCTCGACGTCCATGTGCTCGGCTTCGACCGGCCTTTCGATACGCCCGTCTCCGCGGATGCCGGCATGGCCTTCGCGGCGGACCTGTGCCTGCGCCACCTGGCGGGGCGGTTCGACGGCCCAAAGGTGCCGTGCGTCCTGGTCGGCTGGTCGTTCGGCGGCGCGCTCGCCGTGGAGGCGGCGCGGGCGGCGGCGTACCCGGTCAGCCGGGTCGTCGTGCTCGACACCCCGGTGTCGGCGGCGGCACGCCACTGCGAGGACTTCGACGCGGCGATGGTGTCCGGGTTCGTCGACGACATCCGGCAGGCGGGCGGTGTCGTGGTCTCGGAGCAGGACGTGCACACCGACCCGGTGCTGCGCCGGAGGTTCGAGGTGTACCGGCAGAACAAGCTGCTGCTGCGCGACTGGCGGCCGGCCCCGGTAGGGGTACCGGTCGTCCAGTTCCGCGCGAGTGACGGGCCGGCCGAACCGGACCCGGACGCCTGGCGGGAATGGGCGCCGGCGGTGCGCACCGTCGCGCTGAGCGGTGGGCACTTCGACGTGTTCGCGGCGCAGAACCTGCGGCACGTACAGGACGAGATCGAAGGCGGATGGCAGTGA
- a CDS encoding acyl carrier protein — translation MSEPEVIDAIVEQLRRQGYGIGPDEYEADLIGAGVGSLVMVRLLSVLEEEFDVEFAVARIFGEPVTVARLAAEILSRHAVGR, via the coding sequence GTGAGCGAACCAGAGGTGATCGACGCGATCGTCGAACAGCTGCGTCGGCAGGGCTACGGGATCGGGCCCGACGAGTACGAGGCGGACCTCATCGGCGCGGGGGTCGGCTCGCTGGTCATGGTCCGGCTGCTGTCCGTCCTGGAGGAGGAGTTCGATGTGGAGTTCGCCGTCGCCAGGATCTTCGGCGAGCCGGTGACCGTCGCGCGGCTGGCCGCGGAGATCCTCTCGCGGCACGCGGTCGGGAGGTGA
- a CDS encoding hydrolase, producing the protein MTATGFSTLVEQARGIAELAGRRAGKAEAARTPDADVIAALVAAGAARHFVPASLGGSGGTFAELKQAAVVIGAECPATAWCAVVAGLMTRAANHLPPAGQRQLWAGGPDVLIAGGVTPRGTATAVAGGWLLSGAWPAVSSSERADWILLVAAVRGEGGPGQRVCLVPRASVLVERTWDDVGMQATGSHTVVAEQVFVPDPMTFPAGLLTETDAPRPGPDGRPVPLPAVNTFLFCLPMLGAAHGALRYWRRLTGAKLRGRADVYDPVVAHLADVFARSSGEIDAAELLLDRVARVVDTAPAVTRSDVARHQRDCALAAELLVRAVDRLMRASGTAGHSTGSVLQRLWRDLHTASSHATLQFGTAAAGYARAELIGAG; encoded by the coding sequence GTGACGGCGACCGGATTCTCGACGCTGGTGGAGCAGGCCCGGGGCATCGCCGAACTGGCGGGGCGGCGGGCCGGGAAGGCGGAGGCCGCCCGCACGCCCGACGCCGATGTCATCGCAGCGCTCGTCGCCGCCGGTGCCGCCCGTCATTTCGTGCCGGCATCGCTCGGCGGCTCCGGCGGGACGTTCGCGGAACTGAAGCAGGCGGCCGTGGTCATCGGCGCGGAGTGCCCGGCGACGGCCTGGTGCGCGGTGGTGGCCGGGCTGATGACCCGCGCGGCGAACCACCTGCCGCCGGCCGGGCAGCGGCAGCTGTGGGCGGGCGGGCCCGACGTGCTCATCGCCGGCGGCGTGACGCCCCGGGGCACCGCCACCGCGGTGGCGGGCGGCTGGCTGCTGTCCGGGGCCTGGCCGGCGGTGTCCTCCTCGGAGCGGGCCGACTGGATCCTCCTGGTCGCCGCCGTGCGGGGGGAGGGCGGTCCCGGGCAGCGGGTCTGCCTGGTGCCGCGCGCCTCGGTCCTCGTCGAACGGACCTGGGACGACGTCGGGATGCAGGCCACCGGCAGCCACACGGTGGTCGCCGAGCAGGTCTTCGTCCCGGACCCGATGACCTTCCCCGCCGGCCTCCTCACCGAGACGGACGCCCCGCGGCCGGGGCCGGACGGCCGGCCGGTACCGCTGCCGGCCGTGAACACCTTCCTGTTCTGCCTGCCGATGCTCGGCGCCGCCCACGGCGCGCTGCGGTACTGGCGGCGGCTGACCGGCGCGAAACTGCGGGGGCGGGCGGATGTGTACGACCCGGTGGTCGCCCACCTCGCGGATGTGTTCGCGCGCAGCTCCGGCGAGATCGACGCGGCCGAACTGCTCCTCGACCGCGTCGCGCGGGTCGTCGACACCGCGCCGGCCGTGACCCGCTCGGACGTGGCGCGCCACCAGCGGGACTGTGCCCTCGCCGCCGAGCTGCTGGTGCGCGCGGTGGACCGCCTCATGCGGGCCTCCGGCACCGCCGGACACAGCACCGGTTCGGTCCTGCAGCGGTTGTGGCGCGACCTGCACACCGCGAGCTCCCACGCGACGCTCCAGTTCGGCACGGCCGCGGCCGGCTACGCCCGGGCGGAGCTGATCGGCGCCGGCTGA
- a CDS encoding TauD/TfdA family dioxygenase, which produces MDLTTTDMRRSAADARCGRSAPSPYLEKLRRHGFVVLEPDGPDGLSLEDIMAPLGTAVSYRFGTQLVQEQRPGTDNSQFRTGAIPMHVDAILNAHPVRYIGLECLEAPDEGGETLIAGSSAFFATAPAELVETLRGIRIEYWSRVSGFYVERPGGNPVVAPVQVDPVTGGDTLQIGLDYPEDPERNYGAAVVGRTKEQSLELFALVDRWLTVPEVMYAHRWRVGQVLVMDNQRVVHGRAAYCVDAPRKLRRISVG; this is translated from the coding sequence ATGGACCTCACGACCACCGACATGCGGCGCTCGGCCGCCGACGCGCGCTGCGGCCGCAGCGCGCCCTCACCGTATCTGGAGAAGCTGCGGCGTCACGGCTTCGTCGTCCTGGAACCCGACGGCCCGGACGGGCTGTCCCTGGAGGACATCATGGCGCCGCTCGGCACGGCGGTGTCGTACCGGTTCGGCACCCAGCTCGTCCAGGAGCAGCGGCCGGGGACCGACAACTCGCAGTTCCGGACCGGTGCCATACCGATGCACGTCGACGCGATCCTGAACGCACACCCGGTCCGCTACATCGGGCTGGAGTGCCTGGAGGCCCCGGACGAGGGCGGTGAGACGCTGATCGCCGGCAGCAGCGCGTTCTTCGCGACGGCTCCCGCCGAGCTGGTGGAGACCCTGCGCGGCATCCGGATCGAGTACTGGTCCAGGGTCTCGGGCTTCTACGTGGAGCGGCCCGGCGGCAACCCGGTCGTGGCGCCGGTGCAGGTGGACCCGGTGACCGGCGGGGACACGCTGCAGATCGGGCTGGACTATCCCGAGGATCCGGAGCGCAACTACGGGGCGGCCGTGGTGGGCCGCACCAAGGAGCAGAGCCTGGAGCTCTTCGCCCTGGTGGACCGGTGGTTGACGGTTCCGGAGGTGATGTACGCCCACCGGTGGCGGGTCGGCCAGGTCCTGGTCATGGACAACCAGCGGGTCGTGCACGGGCGTGCCGCCTACTGCGTCGACGCTCCGCGAAAGCTGCGCCGCATCTCGGTCGGTTGA
- a CDS encoding MFS transporter — protein sequence MSDVTALPGSRAGKGSRPLRPHAVLAILLSCQLLIILDVTVMNVVLPRIRADLDFTATGLPWVLDAYTLTFGGLLLVSGRAGDLFGRRRMFVAGVVLFTAASLAGGLAQSAAWLLAARVVQGAGAAMAGPNALALLHTVFTEPKARVRALALYSGMASVGFAVGLILGGVLAQWLGWRAVLFINVPLGVPAIVLAGRYLPVTPRREARLDLPGALTATGGVAALVFGFIRSATHGWGDVASGLALLAGAALIVVFLLLERRAAQPLLPPVLFADRNRAVAYTNVFVGYMASMSMFFFLSLYLQDVRGMGPLSTGLAFLPTAVLMFAMIRLVPRLLRRFGPKAVTMTGCVLLVAGLVLLTRLTPGTGYFPLVFAASVLIGCGTGLGLMPLSVIIMANVPSGVAGAAGGALQTIQQTGVTLGLAILTTLLGSSVRGHADAPKEALNSGITAAFAAAAVMAALALLGTFAFRSAKAAQSG from the coding sequence ATGTCTGACGTCACAGCGCTCCCGGGCAGCCGGGCCGGCAAAGGCAGCCGTCCCCTGCGTCCTCACGCCGTGCTGGCCATCCTGCTCAGCTGCCAGTTGCTGATCATCCTCGATGTCACGGTCATGAACGTCGTGCTGCCCCGGATCCGGGCCGACCTGGACTTCACGGCCACCGGTCTGCCGTGGGTCCTGGACGCGTACACCCTGACGTTCGGCGGGCTGCTGCTGGTCAGCGGCCGGGCGGGTGATCTGTTCGGCCGGCGGCGGATGTTCGTCGCGGGCGTCGTCCTGTTCACCGCGGCGTCGCTGGCGGGGGGTCTGGCGCAGTCGGCCGCCTGGCTGCTGGCCGCCCGGGTGGTGCAGGGGGCGGGTGCCGCCATGGCCGGACCGAACGCGCTGGCGTTGCTGCACACCGTCTTCACCGAGCCGAAGGCCCGGGTGCGCGCGCTGGCGCTGTACTCGGGGATGGCCAGTGTCGGGTTCGCGGTCGGTCTGATCCTCGGTGGTGTGCTGGCCCAGTGGCTCGGCTGGCGGGCGGTGCTGTTCATCAATGTTCCGCTGGGTGTGCCGGCCATCGTGCTGGCCGGGCGGTACCTGCCGGTCACGCCCAGGCGGGAGGCCCGGCTGGACCTGCCGGGCGCGCTGACCGCGACGGGCGGTGTCGCCGCCCTGGTGTTCGGCTTCATCCGGTCCGCGACGCACGGGTGGGGTGATGTGGCCAGCGGCCTCGCGCTCCTCGCGGGCGCCGCGCTGATCGTGGTCTTCCTCCTCCTGGAGCGGCGGGCGGCGCAGCCGCTGCTGCCGCCGGTGCTGTTCGCCGACCGCAACCGCGCGGTCGCGTACACCAATGTGTTCGTCGGCTACATGGCGAGCATGTCGATGTTCTTCTTCCTGTCCCTGTATCTGCAGGACGTGCGCGGCATGGGTCCGCTGTCGACCGGTTTGGCGTTCCTTCCGACGGCCGTCCTGATGTTCGCGATGATCCGGCTGGTGCCGCGGCTGCTGCGGCGGTTCGGGCCGAAGGCGGTGACCATGACCGGCTGCGTGCTGCTGGTGGCCGGGCTGGTCCTGCTGACGCGGCTGACGCCCGGTACCGGTTACTTCCCTTTGGTGTTCGCCGCGAGTGTGCTGATCGGCTGCGGCACCGGGCTGGGGCTGATGCCGCTCAGCGTGATCATCATGGCGAACGTGCCGTCCGGGGTGGCCGGTGCCGCCGGGGGGGCGCTCCAGACCATTCAGCAGACCGGGGTCACGCTGGGCCTGGCGATCCTGACCACGCTCCTCGGGTCGTCCGTCCGGGGCCACGCCGACGCGCCGAAGGAGGCCTTGAACAGCGGTATCACCGCCGCGTTCGCCGCCGCCGCCGTCATGGCCGCGCTGGCGTTGCTGGGGACGTTCGCCTTCCGTTCC